From the Plasmodium brasilianum strain Bolivian I chromosome 7, whole genome shotgun sequence genome, the window TGAAGCTGGAAAGTTAAAGagcatacaaaaaaaaaaaaaaaaagcatgaACATTCATATACATAGTTATATACACCACCATAttcataaacatacatatttatatacgcaCGCACATTCgtacacataaatatttacatacatacaagcctatatataaatatatatatatacacacccGTTCGCATATATTTACGTGTAAAACCGTACATGTGCGCATGGAATGACAAAACTACGGTTTTGGTGCACGTACTCTATAAAGATAGcgaaattatttaaaaaaaagaagaaataagtaaataaaaataataataaaaataaaataaaaataaattagaagTAAAATAGAAGCAAGATAGAAGCAAGATAGAAGCAAGATagaagcaaaataaaagcaaaataaaagcaaaataaaagcaaaataaaagcaaaataaaagcaaaataattgCAAAATGGGATTCCTCAAAATTGGAACGCCATTAAGCTGGGAAGAAGTGCAACATGTAAAATCTCTTATACGATTGTATGGTATACTGCAGTTTGTTCATACATACAAGTGTAATAAGGATCGAGaagatgaaaatataatgtttgGGGATGAAATAgaatatatcattataagGAATGATGAAACATTGAAAGAATCATCAGCTCTTTTATGTGCTACAGATTTAATTGATGAAATGATGAATTTAGAAAGTGTTACTGATTGTCAATATGGATCTCATTGGACACCTGAATACTCATCCTTTACGATTGAAGGGACACCATCCGTACCTTTTAAATTTGATATTAATTCTTCATCATTTGTTGAGGACTGTATGAGAATAAGGAGaagtaaattaaataacGTTCTAAGTGCAATCAGCGGAGTTCGAGCAGTTACATTACCATGTTTCCCTAACAGCCTTTTGAATAATAGTCTTCTTATGGCTAAAAGAATAAACCAGgaaaatagtaaaaagaaaaatgaaaggattaataaaaatgatttggTAGAACCACCTGCTATAGAAAacattcatttaaaaaaaatagaaaaaaaaaatagtgaaaatgaaaaatgcgCAAACATGCATagtgaatataaaattactttTAATGATTCTAATCAAATTGATATGgatgaaaataaatcaaCACATTTTGTAAATTCAGATATAACTTGtcaaaaaaatgatgatataTTAATGCAAGATATATATGCGGATGAAGGAGAATGTATACATGTAGAGGAACttaagaaagaagaaaaaagagatgAAAAAGAAGGAAGAAACGAAGAAATGAAAGAACATGAACAGACTATGTTCATAAATTCGTTAAAAGAAGATTCTATATTTGAATGTGAATTATTCAAACcagaaaatataaacaattataGTAATAGTTGTTTAATTACAGATATGGTGATAAGTCCACATGCTAGATATATCACGTTAAcacaaaatataagaaaaagaagaggaacgaaaattatttcttttaatccGATTTATATGGATATTTATACAGAACAAATGGATAACTGGAAATTAGCTTTAGACAAAAGTGACAACagactttttaaaaaaataaaaaaaaagtatgttCTAGAGGATCACTTGATTTGGAATAAATCCATGTCCAACAGGAAAAAGAGGGAGGGAAATGTTCATGCAAGTGGTGAAACCACGCTTGACCACTTAAGTGCATCCATAAACGAAGAAACTACctcaaaaaaagaattaaaaatagatgaaaaaaaatataatggtaGTATTGTATATGGCGGAATGGATACGAAGCAAAAGGATATAGATAgctatttaaattataaagaaaaagatgaaaaggaaaatttaatGGATATTGCTATGAAAAATAGCTTGTTTAGCAATATAGACGATGAAgaagattatatatatgtatatgatagAAAATTTATTGAAGAATATTCagaaatatgcaaaaatccaataaaaaattatgtatatttagaTGCCATGTTTTTTGGAATGAGCATGTGTTGCCAACAATTAACTATGTCCTTTCCAACAATTGATGAtgcaaaatatgtatatgatcAGCTAGCTGTAATAGCACCCTTATTTTTAGCCATTACTGCATGTACTCCATATTTAGGCGGGTATCTCACTGAGACAGATACAAGATGGAGAGTAATTTCAAATAGTGTGGATTGTAGAACAGAAGAAGAGTTAGCTTATATATCCAAACCTAGATATTCAGGaatatctttatatatatcagaTGAATTACCtttaaaaaggaattattatttttataatgatatAGATGTAGTTCtagataaaaatgtatacgacaaattaagaaaagaaaatgtgGATGATTATTTATCAAGACATATTTCTTCCTTATTTGTAAGGGATCCAATGGTTGTATTTCAGGGATCTTACAGTGAGAAGGACATTATATCCATTGAAAAGAGATTGGATTATCATATGTCTATGCCCCCCAACCCccaagaaaacaaaaaaaaatttgataaaattaaaaaagggaagaaaAGAACAACTTATACAAGAAtgcaaaaggaaaaagaggATGTGGTGgtagataaaaataagaataaaaaaagtaatatgaACAGTATATATCTAAGTGATAGTTTCAACTTTTTAGAAgattatgaagaaaaagtaCTTTCATCCCATCaacattttgaaaattttcaaaGTACCAACTGGAATAGTGTCCGATTTAAACCCCCACCTATACTTGATAATCATTTTAATGGACCAAGCTCTATTGGATGGAGAGTAGAATTTAGAACACCAGATATTCAAATAACAGATTTTGAAAATGCTTCTGTTGTTACTTTAATTATGGTTTTgtctaaatttattttaaaaaaaagacttaatttatatattcctaTGTCTTTGTTAGAAGAAAATTTGTTCAGATCAGCACACAGAGATgctataataaaagaaaaattttattttcgcacaaatttaaattatgataCAACAGATAATGAAATAGAGGAAAAAACTATATacgatatatttttcaatgaaaaaaatggaatattctttttatgttCCAAATATGTTGAAGAACAATATAATGAAGGCGCATTAACACAGacagcaaaaaataaaatagatgaatatattgaatttataaaattaagaagTTGTGGGAAAATATGTACAGGTGCAGCttatttaagaaattttattatgaacCATCCttcttatgaaaaaaattcatatattaatagtaaaataaattatgatatatgtaaattaataGCAGATATAGGAAAAGGTTTAATAATTCCACAAGAATTATTAGGTGTTTTTGTTGATCCATATaaagaaagaataaaaagtGACTTAAGACAAATTAATGAAAGTCAGTATCTTAAATCATTAGCCTACAAATTTATATCAGGAGAGGATTATACACAGTACCTTCTTCTTAGTGAGGTTATTAAGGATGACCAAGACTATTACACTTGTActaaaagaacaaattatGAAGAATCTACGGATAATCATACACTTGAGTTTGGAAAGAAACTGTACCTATTAAGCGCATAGCGCAGTTAGATGTTTAAGGCTATTAGGAGCATTACCCGTAAATAAAGGTCTAtcatttctctttatttttcagTCCAGCGTATATGTAGTTTTTGTGGCTTAATGGAgccaaaatatataattatgtgtgcgcgtatatatgtatattaatatgtgtATGCAGAGTAATAAGTGTTTGTAGTAATATTTGTATGATATTGCTATATCCACGCGTACTTATGCGTACATGCTCAACGGATGCAAATGGAGAGACGGATATGAAAGTGCTCCAAATATACCCCCAAACACATGCCAAGTGTGTTCAAGATGTGCGTCAAATGTATGCCATATGTACACCAAATTAACGCCaaataatttactttttaattctttccTAATAAAAAGACGtgaaaatgaataatttttttttttttttttttttttttttttgcttttttaaaattataaaattagttattttttcaataaaaaatgaaaagacaTAAATAGTTCTTTCTTAAatcataattaaatatttatatgcataaaatacgcataaatataaatatataaatatatatatatttatatatatatatatatatatatatgtggtgcatatgtatatgtgtgtgtaaaaaggggaaaaatgAGAACAgtttgaaaagaaaaaaaaaaaattgttttttttttttttttttttttttgtataaagcTGGATTAAAATAAGAAGAGTCAAAATGGACTACATAGAATTGAACTCATCTGGTATAtccatttttactttttgttttatactTTCTTTAAtgccttatttttttatttttccttcttcCTTCCTCCTgcttttgttttcttttttttcatttttccttgTTGGTGTGTGTGACACCCAGACACATTTCTCAATCATCGTTGTCTTCATCTCCTTCAACATCATCATCCTTATCATCGTCATCTTCATCATCTTCTTCATCCTCATCATCTTCATCCTCCTcctcatcatcatcatcaaaTTCTTCGTCAAAATCTACATCGAAATCATCAAAATCTTCAAGTCCTAAATAATATGACAAAGGGTTATGCCATATTTCTCTTCTGATCAATTCACCAACATCTGGTTTATCTTGTAATTCTTCAGTTGTAAACCATTCAAATAAAGACCATTTGGGCATTTCATTATCTAAATCTGATCGATTATTTGATACAGCTGCAATTggattttttc encodes:
- a CDS encoding gamma-glutamylcysteine synthetase codes for the protein MGFLKIGTPLSWEEVQHVKSLIRLYGILQFVHTYKCNKDREDENIMFGDEIEYIIIRNDETLKESSALLCATDLIDEMMNLESVTDCQYGSHWTPEYSSFTIEGTPSVPFKFDINSSSFVEDCMRIRRSKLNNVLSAISGVRAVTLPCFPNSLLNNSLLMAKRINQENSKKKNERINKNDLVEPPAIENIHLKKIEKKNSENEKCANMHSEYKITFNDSNQIDMDENKSTHFVNSDITCQKNDDILMQDIYADEGECIHVEELKKEEKRDEKEGRNEEMKEHEQTMFINSLKEDSIFECELFKPENINNYSNSCLITDMVISPHARYITLTQNIRKRRGTKIISFNPIYMDIYTEQMDNWKLALDKSDNRLFKKIKKKYVLEDHLIWNKSMSNRKKREGNVHASGETTLDHLSASINEETTSKKELKIDEKKYNGSIVYGGMDTKQKDIDSYLNYKEKDEKENLMDIAMKNSLFSNIDDEEDYIYVYDRKFIEEYSEICKNPIKNYVYLDAMFFGMSMCCQQLTMSFPTIDDAKYVYDQLAVIAPLFLAITACTPYLGGYLTETDTRWRVISNSVDCRTEEELAYISKPRYSGISLYISDELPLKRNYYFYNDIDVVLDKNVYDKLRKENVDDYLSRHISSLFVRDPMVVFQGSYSEKDIISIEKRLDYHMSMPPNPQENKKKFDKIKKGKKRTTYTRMQKEKEDVVVDKNKNKKSNMNSIYLSDSFNFLEDYEEKVLSSHQHFENFQSTNWNSVRFKPPPILDNHFNGPSSIGWRVEFRTPDIQITDFENASVVTLIMVLSKFILKKRLNLYIPMSLLEENLFRSAHRDAIIKEKFYFRTNLNYDTTDNEIEEKTIYDIFFNEKNGIFFLCSKYVEEQYNEGALTQTAKNKIDEYIEFIKLRSCGKICTGAAYLRNFIMNHPSYEKNSYINSKINYDICKLIADIGKGLIIPQELLGVFVDPYKERIKSDLRQINESQYLKSLAYKFISGEDYTQYLLLSEVIKDDQDYYTCTKRTNYEESTDNHTLEFGKKLYLLSA